From Weissella diestrammenae, a single genomic window includes:
- a CDS encoding DivIVA domain-containing protein — protein sequence MTLTPQEIHSKEFTSRGRGFDKTEVNDFLDQVVIDFETLINENQTLKTKLAESEANVKQVEDMKQSVNSSILIAQEAAERLKKQTEAEVEATRNQAEEQAQQTVLDATAKANTIVTTANEEAAQTEAASAAEIAKLKSEKEALTQEMAGFKAKLTGMLQNQIDLVNGDHNWTDVAVAAEKLAPAEATTEANNNKEAAQIEKTSTPDSSALSEEEFEAAVQAKLAEFSEKEQAENASETVVVFPEADSESDKFLN from the coding sequence ATGACACTTACACCACAAGAAATTCATTCAAAAGAGTTCACTAGTCGTGGACGCGGATTTGATAAGACAGAAGTTAATGACTTTTTGGATCAAGTTGTGATTGATTTTGAAACATTGATTAATGAAAATCAAACTTTGAAAACAAAGTTGGCTGAATCAGAAGCCAATGTTAAACAAGTTGAAGATATGAAGCAATCAGTTAACTCATCAATCCTAATTGCCCAAGAGGCTGCAGAGCGTTTGAAGAAGCAAACTGAAGCTGAAGTTGAAGCCACAAGAAACCAAGCAGAAGAACAAGCACAACAAACGGTCTTAGATGCAACTGCTAAGGCGAATACGATTGTGACAACTGCTAACGAAGAAGCAGCGCAAACTGAGGCAGCATCTGCCGCAGAAATTGCTAAGTTAAAGTCTGAGAAAGAAGCGTTAACTCAAGAAATGGCTGGCTTCAAAGCAAAATTGACTGGTATGCTACAAAATCAAATTGATTTGGTTAATGGTGACCACAATTGGACCGATGTTGCCGTTGCTGCTGAAAAATTAGCACCGGCGGAAGCAACGACTGAGGCTAATAACAACAAGGAAGCAGCACAGATTGAGAAAACAAGCACGCCTGACTCATCTGCTTTGAGTGAAGAAGAATTTGAAGCTGCTGTTCAAGCTAAATTAGCTGAGTTTTCTGAAAAGGAACAAGCGGAAAATGCTTCTGAGACAGTTGTTGTTTTCCCTGAGGCAGATTCTGAAAGTGACAAGTTTTTGAATTAG
- a CDS encoding YggT family protein, which yields MNLIIALLHYLIQGLELIIVISALMSWLPGASQSPLGRWVNSVASILVNPIRRIMPRTGMIDFSPLIALLVLQAAEMGIRMLAQILFIY from the coding sequence ATGAATTTAATCATTGCTTTACTACATTATCTGATCCAAGGATTAGAACTTATTATTGTTATTTCTGCATTAATGTCATGGTTACCCGGTGCTAGTCAATCGCCGCTAGGACGCTGGGTTAATAGTGTGGCAAGTATCTTGGTCAATCCGATTCGGCGAATCATGCCAAGGACTGGCATGATTGATTTCTCACCACTAATCGCGCTGTTGGTTTTGCAAGCAGCAGAAATGGGAATTCGAATGTTGGCCCAAATATTATTTATTTACTAA
- the murG gene encoding undecaprenyldiphospho-muramoylpentapeptide beta-N-acetylglucosaminyltransferase produces the protein MKVVFSGGGTGGHIYPALATIDEWLKRDTTLEVRYIGGERGLEKEIVPAAGIKFDAVAIQGFVRALSLQNVKTVYLFLKAVKRAKRQLRTFQPDVVVGTGGYVSGPVLYAAQLLGIPTVIHEQNSVVGVSNRFLARHATKIGVAFPAARSQFKQATVVGNPRAQQVVAGQKDNRFDFDTFGLKNDQPTVLIFGGSQGAPKINQAVVEALSQFNNQNYQILFATGKSRFDEVQAMIKQRQMTVAKNIAIVPYISNMQELMPRVELVIGRAGATSMAEQTALGKPMILIPSPYVTNDHQTKNARSMADAGAAAMIIESELDGAVLFKTVHQLMSDVAKRQEMAQHAAQLGVRDAADEFIALIQSAVKK, from the coding sequence ATGAAAGTCGTTTTTTCAGGTGGTGGTACTGGCGGTCATATTTATCCAGCTTTAGCGACGATTGATGAATGGCTGAAACGTGATACGACTTTAGAGGTGCGATATATTGGTGGTGAGCGTGGCTTAGAGAAGGAAATCGTGCCTGCTGCGGGAATAAAATTTGATGCCGTAGCCATTCAAGGTTTTGTGCGTGCGTTATCACTACAAAATGTGAAAACTGTTTACTTGTTTCTAAAGGCGGTAAAACGTGCTAAACGTCAATTGCGTACTTTTCAACCCGATGTAGTCGTTGGGACTGGTGGGTATGTCTCAGGACCTGTTTTATATGCGGCGCAACTTTTAGGAATCCCAACAGTCATTCATGAACAGAATTCAGTTGTTGGTGTGAGTAATCGTTTCTTGGCTCGGCATGCGACAAAAATTGGTGTTGCCTTCCCGGCAGCTCGTAGCCAATTTAAACAAGCGACAGTGGTTGGCAACCCGCGTGCTCAGCAAGTTGTTGCTGGACAAAAAGATAATCGGTTTGATTTTGACACATTTGGTTTGAAAAATGATCAGCCAACTGTATTGATATTTGGTGGTTCACAAGGGGCACCAAAAATCAATCAGGCTGTGGTTGAGGCACTATCTCAGTTTAATAATCAAAATTATCAAATACTGTTTGCCACTGGTAAAAGTCGATTTGATGAGGTACAAGCGATGATTAAGCAACGACAAATGACAGTCGCAAAAAACATTGCAATTGTACCGTATATAAGTAATATGCAAGAATTAATGCCTCGTGTGGAATTGGTCATTGGTCGAGCCGGTGCAACAAGTATGGCTGAACAAACAGCATTGGGTAAGCCAATGATTTTGATTCCAAGTCCGTATGTGACAAATGATCATCAAACAAAAAATGCTAGAAGTATGGCTGATGCTGGTGCAGCGGCAATGATTATAGAATCAGAATTAGATGGGGCAGTCTTGTTTAAGACCGTACACCAATTAATGAGCGATGTTGCCAAACGACAGGAAATGGCTCAGCACGCCGCACAACTTGGGGTTCGTGATGCTGCGGACGAATTCATCGCATTAATTCAGTCAGCTGTTAAAAAGTAG
- the ftsA gene encoding cell division protein FtsA, with protein MANHGMIVGLDVGTNTVKVLVADVRDKQVNVIAVGRAVSHGVKRGVVVDIDAAANDIRMALAQVTEQTNQEVKEVIASIPATAIQMRAVNGTVAVHDSQHISYADVAAAVQASISQLTLKDQTVVDLTPQEFIVDNFAGVTDPNDMVGTHLTMRGIAYVGPHQLTDNLRAAIERAGLRLRDMVLAPLAASQTIVSDAEQEFGTIMLDMGAGQTTAAIVHNHQMKFIATFSAGGSNITKDISTVFNISHQDAERLKLDAGLAAPQFANNSNQLTIQPVGQSDMRITESELAEVIGARVHQILTKLGQRIDTVSGFQLPGGLVVSGGSAALRHTQDVLKSTYGVNVKLYMPNEIGLRHPAYVGAWSIVNYAARQTQVALVVKQALYGLPISFMTNGSQNLRQGNHRPQTVKKQNTPQNFEEPARESEPVRNRMSFGQRVNTWFKELFN; from the coding sequence ATGGCCAATCACGGAATGATTGTTGGCTTAGACGTCGGGACAAATACAGTTAAAGTATTAGTTGCTGATGTTCGGGACAAACAAGTAAATGTGATCGCTGTTGGGCGGGCCGTTTCACATGGTGTCAAGCGTGGGGTAGTAGTCGATATTGATGCTGCAGCAAATGACATCCGAATGGCCCTTGCTCAAGTAACCGAACAAACCAATCAAGAAGTAAAAGAAGTGATTGCAAGTATTCCGGCAACCGCGATTCAAATGCGGGCCGTTAACGGGACAGTCGCGGTACACGACTCACAACATATTTCATATGCTGACGTAGCGGCAGCAGTCCAAGCAAGTATTTCACAGTTGACACTGAAGGATCAGACCGTTGTTGACTTGACCCCGCAAGAATTTATTGTAGATAATTTTGCTGGTGTGACAGACCCAAATGATATGGTTGGTACACATTTAACGATGCGCGGTATCGCTTACGTTGGACCACATCAATTAACTGACAACTTACGTGCTGCAATCGAACGTGCTGGCTTACGATTACGTGACATGGTGCTTGCGCCATTAGCAGCCAGTCAAACCATTGTTTCTGATGCAGAACAAGAATTTGGCACGATTATGCTGGATATGGGAGCCGGTCAGACGACTGCTGCCATTGTGCATAATCATCAGATGAAATTTATCGCAACATTTTCAGCTGGCGGCTCGAATATTACAAAAGATATCAGTACTGTTTTCAATATTAGTCATCAAGATGCTGAACGTTTAAAACTGGATGCTGGATTAGCTGCACCGCAATTTGCTAATAATAGTAATCAGTTAACGATTCAGCCAGTGGGTCAATCTGATATGCGAATTACTGAAAGTGAATTAGCTGAAGTCATTGGCGCGCGCGTGCATCAAATTCTGACAAAATTAGGTCAGCGAATTGATACGGTATCTGGCTTCCAATTACCAGGCGGTTTAGTGGTCTCCGGTGGTAGTGCGGCATTAAGACATACACAAGATGTTTTAAAATCGACGTATGGGGTTAATGTTAAACTCTATATGCCAAATGAAATTGGCCTAAGGCACCCAGCATATGTTGGAGCTTGGAGCATTGTCAATTATGCGGCGCGTCAGACGCAGGTCGCTTTGGTCGTCAAACAGGCATTATATGGCTTACCTATATCATTTATGACAAATGGTAGTCAGAACTTAAGGCAAGGTAATCATCGACCACAAACAGTGAAAAAGCAAAACACGCCACAAAATTTTGAAGAACCAGCGCGTGAATCTGAACCTGTAAGAAATCGCATGTCGTTTGGGCAACGCGTGAATACGTGGTTTAAAGAACTATTTAACTAA
- a CDS encoding cell division protein FtsQ/DivIB, producing the protein MTKEEQSDEKILDKTNQINTSKKITQHLDELLGLTEDQNQPELVSEQSHDKQSKWTSGSPVFSTRFVSTHWRHVQRKLTLTMREKHAIIMLLVLLVCAIVLTWMISPLGKAKQIEVIGNSDLTRREVLNTVGINHQTAMSEIIMEKSHYLAQAKQNPQIQQVQIKVTKMNTVQIQVKEVVKVGFIRKNNQYHYILADGKSLQQPINLQQTRNLPIYNQFKSDTTLAMVAKQIGQLSPALRNGISEVVWSPTKDNPQRIMMFMDDGNEVLVNAKKISDNMKYYPGMVVQVSQKGVVDLQVGAYFKPYGQ; encoded by the coding sequence ATGACGAAAGAAGAGCAATCAGATGAAAAGATTCTTGATAAAACTAATCAAATCAACACATCGAAGAAAATTACACAACATTTAGATGAACTGTTAGGCCTCACGGAAGATCAAAATCAGCCTGAATTGGTCAGTGAACAATCGCATGACAAGCAATCTAAATGGACGTCAGGCTCGCCCGTGTTCTCAACTCGATTTGTATCGACGCATTGGAGACATGTGCAACGGAAATTAACATTAACAATGCGCGAGAAACATGCCATAATTATGTTATTAGTTTTACTTGTTTGTGCGATAGTCTTAACATGGATGATTTCACCACTTGGGAAAGCTAAGCAAATTGAAGTGATTGGGAATTCTGATTTGACGCGACGAGAAGTCTTAAACACAGTGGGGATTAATCATCAAACAGCCATGAGCGAAATCATCATGGAGAAATCACACTATTTGGCACAGGCTAAACAAAATCCACAAATTCAACAAGTTCAAATTAAAGTCACAAAGATGAATACAGTTCAGATTCAGGTCAAAGAAGTTGTTAAAGTTGGCTTTATTCGCAAAAATAATCAGTACCATTATATTTTGGCGGATGGTAAGAGTCTACAACAACCGATTAATCTGCAACAGACGCGTAATTTACCAATTTATAATCAATTTAAAAGTGATACGACTTTGGCGATGGTCGCTAAACAAATTGGACAACTTTCACCCGCATTACGTAACGGTATTTCAGAAGTTGTTTGGTCACCAACTAAGGACAATCCTCAGCGCATTATGATGTTCATGGATGACGGTAATGAGGTCTTAGTTAATGCCAAAAAGATCTCAGATAATATGAAATATTATCCGGGGATGGTCGTGCAAGTATCCCAAAAAGGAGTGGTTGATTTACAGGTTGGGGCGTATTTTAAACCATATGGGCAATAA
- the ftsZ gene encoding cell division protein FtsZ — protein sequence MDMQIENQPIGAAIKVIGVGGGGGNAIAQMVASGVSGVQFIVANTDAQALADSPAEVKIQIGTKATKGLGAGARPEVGAEAASESEAEIADALAGADMVFVTAGMGGGTGTGAAPIVARIAKEAGALTVGVVTRPFSFEGPKRGTAAAEGLANLKKNVDSLIVVSNNNLLQVLDRNTTMIDAFKMADSVLVNGVSGISQLITNPGLINVDFADVKTVMENKGTAVMGIATATGESAAADATKAAIKSPLLESKIDGATDVLLSVKGGLSMPLFAAQEAADAIKEAAGDDVNVIFGTTLDEGLGDDIMVTIVATGIDRPAATKMGLNVNQTAQSAASAFTQSNPANETTTTQAVKPSVTTNDPFAGWNAFETKPEKRETEENLAQQAPAAADQQAFDSFSNDETDEDEVERPPFFAWKNRDNN from the coding sequence ATGGATATGCAAATTGAAAACCAACCAATTGGCGCAGCAATCAAGGTTATCGGTGTTGGTGGTGGTGGTGGTAATGCCATCGCTCAAATGGTGGCAAGTGGTGTTTCTGGCGTGCAATTTATTGTTGCCAATACTGATGCGCAAGCACTGGCTGACTCGCCAGCTGAAGTAAAAATTCAAATTGGGACCAAAGCAACTAAGGGATTGGGTGCTGGTGCACGACCAGAAGTTGGTGCAGAAGCGGCTTCAGAATCCGAAGCTGAAATTGCCGATGCTTTAGCTGGTGCTGATATGGTCTTTGTCACTGCAGGTATGGGTGGAGGAACTGGTACTGGTGCAGCTCCGATTGTGGCTCGAATTGCAAAAGAGGCCGGGGCCTTAACAGTTGGTGTTGTGACCCGCCCATTTAGTTTCGAAGGGCCTAAGCGTGGGACTGCCGCAGCTGAAGGATTAGCTAATTTAAAGAAAAATGTTGATTCGTTAATCGTAGTTTCAAATAATAACTTATTACAGGTACTTGATCGTAATACAACAATGATTGACGCCTTTAAAATGGCCGATTCAGTGCTTGTGAATGGTGTGAGTGGTATTTCACAATTAATCACAAATCCTGGCCTAATCAATGTCGACTTTGCGGACGTTAAAACGGTAATGGAAAATAAGGGTACGGCTGTTATGGGAATTGCAACTGCGACTGGTGAAAGTGCAGCGGCTGATGCGACAAAGGCTGCCATTAAATCCCCATTATTGGAGTCAAAAATCGATGGTGCAACAGATGTCTTGCTATCTGTTAAAGGTGGGTTAAGCATGCCATTGTTCGCAGCTCAAGAAGCCGCAGACGCAATTAAAGAGGCAGCTGGCGATGATGTGAATGTTATTTTTGGAACCACTTTGGATGAAGGTCTCGGTGATGATATCATGGTAACAATTGTTGCTACGGGTATTGATCGACCAGCGGCCACTAAGATGGGATTGAATGTTAATCAAACAGCACAATCTGCTGCCAGTGCATTTACTCAAAGTAATCCGGCAAATGAAACGACGACTACCCAAGCAGTAAAACCTAGCGTGACTACTAATGATCCGTTTGCAGGTTGGAATGCGTTTGAAACGAAGCCAGAAAAACGTGAAACTGAAGAAAATTTGGCGCAACAAGCACCAGCTGCTGCAGATCAACAAGCATTTGATTCATTTTCAAACGATGAAACAGATGAGGATGAGGTTGAACGTCCACCATTCTTCGCATGGAAGAATCGGGACAACAACTAA
- the ileS gene encoding isoleucine--tRNA ligase: MKIKETLNIGKTKFPMRGNLPTTEAQRENIWFENKVYEARQKLNAGKPTFMLHDGPPYANGNIHIGHAMNKISKDIIVRYKSMNGFRAPYVPGWDTHGLPIEQQLTKMGKDRKAVGPVVWRKMAEEFARKQVKTQMADFKRLGVSADWDHPYLTLLPEFEAAQVRVFGEMVKKGYIYKGKKPVFWSWSSESALAMSEIEYHDVTSPTAFYAEQVKDGQGKLDTDTYFVVWTTTPWTIPGSRGISVNANFKYSQVQSKGSDKKYIIATELLAKDAEMFGWDEYTVLAEFEGKDLEYITAQHPFYDDVSLLVMLADFVTLDAGTGLVHTAPGFGEDDFFVGQKYGLEVAVPVDYQGKMLPEAGEDFAGVFYEDANAISLKKLADLGVLLKQEDITHSYPFDWRTKKPVIYRAVPQWFASIQSFRDDLLNELDQVSFSPEWGKKRLYNMLKDRGDWVISRQRVWGVPLPIFYAEDGTPIMEPETIEHVAELFAEHGSTYWFEKEAKELLPEGYTNSHSPNGIFTKELDIMDVWFDSGTSHQGVLAARDDLSFPADLYLEGSDQYRGWFNSSLITSVAATGQAPYKQILSQGFTLDGQGEKMSKSLGNIISPNDVAKEMGAEIIRLWVSSVDTSQDVRVSMAGFKQTAEAYRKIRNTMRFLLANTADFNPNENQVAFKDLTPVDQYFYARFNELVRDVKNAYDQFDFQTVNKLMMNFINVDLSAFYLDFNKDVLYVEAPNGDLRRSVQTVLYKMLVDMTKLLLPILPHTAEEIFEYLPFETGDFAYLTGMATVEDLGDTTDLIANWTKFMTVRDAVNKALEVARNNELIGKPAEAAVTLYLTDDQAKLIDSLHQNVRVTLLVSQLTLMHVEEADDTVASFDGYQIRVTRAAGEMSPRDRMYHTDLGADSAFPMLSAHEAQIIRDNFPEALVEGLE; this comes from the coding sequence ATGAAAATTAAAGAAACATTGAACATTGGAAAAACAAAATTTCCTATGCGAGGTAATTTGCCAACAACTGAAGCCCAACGTGAGAACATTTGGTTTGAAAACAAAGTGTACGAAGCGCGTCAAAAATTGAATGCAGGTAAGCCTACCTTCATGCTTCATGATGGGCCACCATATGCCAATGGTAATATTCATATCGGACATGCGATGAATAAAATTTCAAAAGATATCATTGTTCGATATAAGTCAATGAATGGCTTCCGTGCACCATACGTTCCTGGCTGGGATACACATGGGTTGCCAATTGAGCAACAATTGACAAAAATGGGAAAGGATCGCAAGGCGGTTGGCCCCGTTGTTTGGCGAAAGATGGCCGAAGAATTTGCGCGTAAGCAAGTTAAAACCCAGATGGCTGACTTTAAGCGCTTAGGTGTTTCAGCGGATTGGGATCACCCATATTTGACATTATTACCTGAGTTTGAAGCGGCGCAGGTGCGAGTTTTCGGTGAAATGGTCAAAAAGGGTTATATCTATAAAGGTAAGAAACCTGTTTTCTGGTCATGGTCATCAGAATCAGCCCTCGCGATGTCTGAAATTGAATACCATGATGTGACTTCACCAACTGCATTTTATGCTGAACAGGTTAAAGACGGTCAAGGTAAACTTGATACAGATACTTACTTTGTTGTTTGGACAACAACGCCTTGGACGATTCCTGGTTCACGTGGTATTTCTGTTAATGCCAACTTTAAATATAGTCAAGTTCAATCAAAGGGTTCAGATAAGAAGTATATTATTGCAACCGAATTGTTAGCCAAAGATGCTGAAATGTTTGGTTGGGACGAGTATACTGTACTGGCTGAATTTGAAGGAAAAGATTTAGAGTACATTACTGCTCAACACCCATTTTATGATGATGTCTCATTATTGGTGATGTTAGCTGATTTCGTGACACTAGATGCAGGAACAGGATTAGTGCATACCGCACCAGGATTTGGTGAAGATGATTTCTTTGTTGGTCAAAAGTACGGCTTAGAAGTAGCCGTACCGGTTGATTATCAGGGAAAAATGTTGCCAGAAGCAGGCGAAGATTTTGCGGGTGTTTTCTATGAAGACGCTAATGCGATTTCATTGAAAAAATTAGCCGATTTAGGTGTTTTACTTAAACAAGAAGACATCACTCACTCATATCCGTTTGATTGGCGTACAAAAAAGCCGGTTATCTACCGAGCAGTGCCACAATGGTTTGCCTCAATTCAATCCTTTAGGGATGATTTGTTGAATGAATTAGATCAAGTCTCATTTTCACCTGAATGGGGTAAGAAACGTCTGTATAATATGCTAAAGGATCGTGGTGACTGGGTCATTTCACGTCAACGCGTTTGGGGAGTGCCTTTGCCAATCTTTTATGCTGAAGATGGTACGCCAATTATGGAGCCTGAGACAATTGAGCATGTCGCTGAATTGTTTGCAGAACATGGATCAACCTATTGGTTTGAAAAGGAAGCTAAAGAATTATTGCCAGAGGGTTATACGAATAGCCATTCACCAAATGGTATTTTCACCAAAGAATTAGATATCATGGATGTTTGGTTTGATTCAGGTACTTCGCATCAAGGTGTCTTGGCTGCCCGTGATGATTTAAGCTTCCCCGCTGATTTATATTTGGAAGGCTCAGATCAATATCGTGGTTGGTTTAATTCATCACTGATTACTTCAGTTGCAGCGACTGGACAGGCACCATATAAGCAAATTTTGTCACAAGGATTTACGCTTGATGGCCAAGGCGAGAAGATGTCAAAGTCACTGGGAAATATCATTTCACCAAACGATGTGGCAAAAGAAATGGGTGCAGAAATCATTCGCTTGTGGGTATCATCAGTTGATACCTCTCAAGATGTTCGTGTTTCAATGGCTGGCTTCAAACAGACAGCGGAGGCATATCGTAAAATTCGTAACACAATGCGCTTCTTATTGGCCAATACCGCTGATTTCAATCCAAATGAAAATCAAGTTGCTTTCAAGGATTTGACACCGGTAGATCAATATTTCTATGCACGATTCAATGAGTTGGTTCGTGATGTTAAAAACGCCTACGACCAATTTGATTTCCAGACGGTCAATAAGTTAATGATGAACTTTATCAACGTTGATTTGTCAGCATTCTATCTGGACTTTAATAAGGATGTTTTGTATGTTGAAGCACCAAATGGTGATTTGCGACGCTCAGTTCAAACTGTGTTGTATAAAATGTTAGTTGATATGACAAAATTGTTGTTGCCAATCTTACCACATACGGCTGAAGAAATTTTTGAATATTTACCATTCGAAACAGGCGATTTTGCTTATTTAACTGGCATGGCAACGGTTGAGGATCTTGGTGATACCACTGATTTAATTGCTAATTGGACAAAATTTATGACCGTACGCGATGCTGTTAATAAGGCACTGGAAGTAGCACGAAATAATGAATTGATTGGAAAACCAGCTGAAGCAGCGGTAACATTATATTTGACTGATGACCAAGCTAAACTAATCGATAGTTTGCACCAAAATGTTCGGGTAACGCTGTTGGTGTCACAACTGACATTGATGCATGTGGAAGAGGCGGATGATACGGTTGCTAGTTTTGATGGTTATCAGATTCGAGTTACTCGGGCGGCTGGTGAGATGTCGCCTCGTGATCGTATGTACCATACTGACTTAGGGGCGGATTCAGCTTTTCCTATGTTGTCAGCACACGAAGCACAAATTATTCGTGATAACTTCCCAGAGGCATTGGTGGAAGGTCTTGAATAA
- a CDS encoding YlmH/Sll1252 family protein — MADNVKQHFRPDEASFIDFAVALIRQVEDEYRLVATNFLNPRQQYILTTLINAQDTVKMQMSGGFLDAENQRAVLFPAYYEPTPTDYDMQALQINYPIKFSVLHHSTILGALMHAGIERDSIGDIVSNDQGVWQLMVTTR; from the coding sequence ATGGCTGATAATGTGAAACAACATTTTCGTCCAGACGAGGCCTCTTTTATTGATTTCGCAGTGGCTTTAATCCGTCAAGTCGAGGATGAATACCGCTTAGTGGCAACGAATTTTCTTAATCCACGGCAACAATATATTTTAACGACCTTAATTAATGCCCAGGATACGGTAAAAATGCAAATGTCAGGTGGCTTTTTGGACGCAGAGAATCAACGCGCTGTATTATTCCCTGCTTATTATGAGCCGACGCCTACCGATTATGACATGCAGGCCCTACAAATAAATTATCCAATTAAATTTTCCGTGCTACATCATAGTACAATTTTAGGGGCGTTAATGCATGCTGGTATTGAGCGTGACAGTATTGGTGATATTGTTTCCAATGACCAAGGTGTTTGGCAACTGATGGTGACAACCCGATGA
- the fabZ gene encoding 3-hydroxyacyl-ACP dehydratase FabZ: MAVLTTTEIMAIIPNRYPILYMDQVIEMVPDESLVAIKNVTINEQFFQGHFPGNPVMPGVLIIESLAQAASILILKSPQFTGKTAYMTGIDNAKFKQMVRPGDVLELHVKLGAVRGNMGTVDVEAIVAGKIATKATLMFVVAPEDK, encoded by the coding sequence ATGGCAGTTCTTACAACAACAGAAATTATGGCCATTATTCCTAATCGCTATCCGATATTGTATATGGATCAAGTCATCGAGATGGTCCCAGATGAATCATTAGTTGCAATAAAAAATGTCACAATTAATGAACAATTCTTTCAAGGCCATTTTCCAGGAAATCCGGTAATGCCTGGCGTATTGATTATTGAATCACTGGCTCAGGCTGCGTCAATTTTAATTTTGAAGTCGCCGCAGTTTACAGGTAAAACAGCATACATGACAGGCATTGATAATGCGAAATTTAAACAAATGGTACGACCAGGAGACGTCCTAGAATTACATGTCAAATTAGGTGCAGTCAGGGGCAATATGGGAACGGTTGATGTTGAAGCAATTGTTGCTGGAAAGATTGCAACCAAAGCGACACTAATGTTTGTAGTTGCACCAGAGGACAAATAG
- a CDS encoding cell division protein SepF, with amino-acid sequence MDTFKKFFNSDEDDYEYSASSQGYYENDDATFDNQENVSQPQTESRPKANKRANVLAMDAARQGEAAKIVVFEPRIYSDVKEIVNEILGGNAALVNFSSIDNAQSMRIVDYLAGAAQAVDGSVQRIGESIFLAAPHNFEISGTISQNLGNAFSN; translated from the coding sequence ATGGACACGTTTAAAAAGTTTTTTAATTCAGACGAAGATGATTATGAATATAGTGCCTCGTCACAAGGCTATTATGAAAATGATGACGCCACGTTTGACAATCAAGAAAATGTGAGTCAACCACAAACAGAGTCACGGCCAAAAGCTAACAAACGAGCTAATGTTTTAGCAATGGATGCGGCTCGTCAAGGAGAAGCGGCAAAGATTGTCGTTTTTGAACCTCGCATTTATTCAGATGTCAAAGAAATTGTTAATGAAATTCTTGGCGGTAATGCGGCCTTGGTAAATTTTAGTTCAATTGACAATGCGCAATCAATGCGAATCGTCGATTACCTAGCGGGAGCAGCACAAGCAGTCGATGGTAGTGTGCAACGTATTGGAGAATCAATTTTCCTAGCTGCACCACATAATTTTGAAATTTCAGGCACTATCTCTCAAAATTTAGGTAATGCATTTAGTAATTAA
- a CDS encoding S4 domain-containing protein, producing MSRYILATLTHIGRTKVRMLAINQQDLIIRNEVWETIEKTVSSLRLDIIVANGYNISRTHAKELIEHGKVRVNWAEIRRPDYVLAIDDLVSVRQFGRLKLLAENGLTKKEKWRIILAVIRK from the coding sequence ATGAGCAGGTACATTCTTGCAACTTTAACGCATATTGGTCGAACAAAAGTTCGAATGCTGGCCATTAATCAGCAAGATTTGATTATCCGAAATGAAGTGTGGGAAACGATCGAAAAGACAGTTTCATCACTTCGATTGGATATTATTGTGGCAAATGGGTATAATATATCTAGAACGCATGCAAAAGAGTTAATTGAGCATGGGAAAGTTCGGGTCAATTGGGCTGAAATTCGGCGCCCCGACTATGTGTTAGCCATTGACGATTTAGTTTCAGTGCGTCAATTTGGACGTTTGAAATTACTAGCAGAAAATGGATTAACTAAAAAAGAAAAATGGCGAATTATACTTGCTGTTATAAGGAAATAG